CAGACCCTACAAGCGAATACCCAGATACCGTTGATTCCCTCAAAGATGACCCCTCGACCACGACCGAAGCTGCCGCTGGAATTGCAGCTGgagccgcagccgcagccacAGCCGCCGGTTTGGCTCATGGccacagaaagaaaaagcgacGAACGGCCGACATGGACCGTGAGCGTCACTCCAAGAGGTCCTCTGACGACTATCCACCTCGACTGGAACGACAGAAAAGTACTAAACATGGCGGTATCTTCACAAACCGATGGGCGGAAGCCTTGGATGAGGCGAAGCGGCAgcatgagaagaagatcagatCTGAGGAGAGACGGAAAGATAAGACGGTTATAGTGGAAAGGGAGCCAGGCCGTTCATCAGGACGCGAGAAAGAGCACGAGCGGGTAAGACGGTCCGAACGCACCGAGCGCTCtgcaagagaaaaagaacctGTGCCTGTCAAAACAAGACCCAAACACTCAGAACACTCTAGCAGCAGTGATCGCGAGCGAAGTGGAAGCTCTTCCTCAAGACACGCGCAGTCCTCAACGCCAAAGCCCAGAGCTTTTCTGAAGTACATGACATCAGGAGAGTCAGACACCAAACCCCTACTGAAGATCAACGGCGACAAAGCCGCCGCAAACATCTATGAGCCTCATAGGAGATCTTCTACGAGCCGTTCTCATGGCCATCGCCACTCTCACGAGGGACGAGGCTCCACTGAACGCTCCAGTGGGTCTCACCAgaccgacgaagaagatcgagCTCGACGTGAAGCTCGTAGAGCTCGCAGAAAAGccgatgaagaggagcaggcaaaacaaaaagaagagcctGAGCAACGTCATCACCGTCATAGCGGAGAAGGACATCATCGTCACCATCGACACAAACGTGCTCCGTCTCCTCCACGGAGCGGAAGTTCCAAACTAAAAGGCTTTTTCAAGTCTGCTATTGCTGCATACTGAAAACCcattattctatattctattccttttcttttttctctttctccatttttccttcgttttctctttgcttcttccctttccttccccataCATTTTAAAAAGATCATTCTTTATTCCAGTGTGgcctttgtttcttttcaaGATATCGTTTCTGCTTTAGCATTTATTTCATGTAAAGCCCCTTTttggttgtttgttttttcccttcctgtTTTATGATTGAAACATAGCATAGCGTTCAGGTAAAGGAGGCATAGCAAAGGTGTTATCTTTTCTGTTATGTACTTACCTGTCTGAatacttttctttcatgttgATAGCCattttatactttatttcATATGATGTGATATCAATACTACTTTTTAACATTACCCATTACACCAGTTCAAACTCAGTGACTACCTCCCCTACTTCAAAAACTCCAAAGTTAGACATCCCCAGACATCTCTAACGGAGGGAAGCTATACAGGTGACCTTCAGGGCAATCTGAATCGTAGATTCAGATTTATGTGATCTTTTTGGTgttgtggaatatcgggccctggcgatatctcttacaaCATAATACATCACAGCACCGGAATAGCCATTCCATCTCCTCTCTGGTCACTTCCTGCGCTGTAGACCAATTGCCCATCGTCATAGTGGCAGCGAATAATCTGTCCCCTACCAAACATGCCTCTCTCCCATCCTTTCAATACCTTTACTTGGTGACCGAGACGCTTCAGGCCTTCGACAGCCTCGTCACTGATCCCTTCCTCCACGTAGACACTGCGATCCACGGGCTTTCCTAGCTCTGGTGAGCCAGCAGCGATACAGATTCTCGGTGAGTCCAACGCCGCCTGTGGGTGATAGTTAAATGCAAGCATATTGAGTAGCACCTGAACATGACCCTGGGGCTGCATGAAGCCACCCATGACACCATACACTGAGTGCAAAGAACCATCAGAGACGTTGGTGATCATGGCAGGAATAATCGTATGGTATGGCCGTTTCCGTGGGGCCAGGGCATTTGGGTGACCTGGCACTAGAGAGAAATTGGCTCCGCGATTTTGCAACGTAAATCCGCACCCCTTCGGGATGATACCAGAGCCAAATCCGGCGTAATTACTATTGATAAACGAGATGCCGTTACCCTCCTTGTCTGTCACTGCAAAGTAGACAGTATCGCAATGGTTGTGGGCTGGGCTGCCGTGGTCAAGGATATCAGTTGCCTTGTCCGGGTTAAACAGTTTTGCCCTCTCGGCCAGGTAGGCTGGAGAGATAAGTTCGCTAGTTGGTACCTTCTCCACGTCAGGGTCCGTGACCCACCAAGATGCATCAGCGAACGCTATACGCAGACTTTCAATAACTGCATGGAGATATTCAGCAGAGTTGTGCTGGGCCTCTGTGAACTTTGGAATCTTGCCCATCTTTTCAAGTTCCTCAAGGATTCCCAACGCCATGAGAGCAACGATTCCCTGCCCATTTGGTGGGTGCTCCCAAATCTCCACTCCTTGGTTGTCTTCACCATCCGTTCCAGCAGTCTGCTTCTCGGCGATGCTCTGTCCAGTGAACTTGAGGGAGATCGCTTCCGTCTCTTGGGTCCCAATCTCTGCGTGGGATTTCAGATCTTCTAGAGTAAGGTATCCTCCCAGATCTTGCACAACTTTCACCAGCTCCTCTGCAACCCGCCCTTCATAAAATCCTTTCTTGCCATTTGCCGCAAGAGATCGGAAGGTCTGGGCCAGCGTAGGATTTTTCAAGATTTCACCAGGAAGAGGGGATCTGACCCCATCTTTAGCCTTCTGGTCTGGCTTGAGCATCTCATGTGCATTTGGGGATGCCTGTCGAAGGagatcttcaccttctcgcCACTTTCATTTATTGCCCATCAGTCCACATTCTGATATAACGTGACATTGCATGACTCAGTTGAGAAGGTCCGAGGAGGGAGTGTTTCACTTACAAAAAAGGACGATAATTCGGATACAGGGAAACCATTCTCGCCAAGTTCAATAGCTGGAAGTAGGATCTGCTCCAAAGACAGTTTACCACTTCCAAATTTCTCTATGGTGTCAACCCACCCTGCAGCTGCGCCGGGAGTTGTCACCGCGTGAACACTCTTCATAGGAATGGTTCCAGCGTCATTTGGGCCGACATTCAAGTCTTTCCGGATCTTCTCTAGCGTAGCATTCGCAGGGTACCGCCCAGATCCATTAAGGGAGTGAACTCTCTTCGTTTTGACATCGTAAAATAGACAGAACATATCTCCTCCAATACCCGTTGATGAGGGTTCGGTGATGTTCAATGCAGCGGCTATCGACCATATTGTGTCAGCTTCGTTTGATTGTACCGACAAGATTGACATTACGTACCGACAGCTACGGCAGCATCCTTTCTTAACCGTTAGTGTGCACCGGACGAAAGGAGAATTGAGTGTAAAAACATACTGCAGCATTTCCTCCCTGTTGCAGAATTCTTTGGCCCGCAGCAGCTGCCAAAGGCTGGGTACAAGTGACGATCCCATTTGTGCTATGCACAGTACTTCTCCGACTCGTGAATGGAACGAAGTCGGGGTTCAGTCTAGAGTAGACGGCTTTCGAATTGAGGGGCATTTTGGGTTGAACTATTTGCTTCTGCGGTCGTCGTGAAATAAGGCCTTACCCATAGGAAGGATACACCGAGAGAACGAGAAGGCAACTCGTGTTCCTTTAGTACGATCGAGGGGCCTTCGGCCGAGATATTAGTTATAGGCTTCCCCATAGTTAGTTTCCTTTACCCCGCCGAGTTGTCTTCGGAAGGCACCGTATAGTTGGAGTCATCGTATCTTATCGGTTACGTGCTCGGTTGGAGTCGTTGATAGGCTAGAAAAGACGAGGTCGGTCCCATGTGACAAGCCACTGGAGCCCATCGATGACCACGACATTGACCATGACATTGAACAGGACTTGGTATGGCTTGATATATGATCAAGACGACTTTGTtagtgaaagagaaggattcGGGGAAAGTCCGCCTTCAGTCATGATCTTTCCTAAATTGGAAGGTGGAGTAAGATGTCTCCAAACTAAGGAAAGCGGCGACTCGTGACCCCAACCCAGTCAGATGCACGCGCGTGATTCCGAAAGATCAATTCCCTGATCGATCGATAAGATATTGTCTGAAGAACTACGAACCCTGTGGAGGAAGCTTTGGAGCTTATCTACTGTCCCCTGGAATTCTGTTCAGGAACAATCCAAAACAGGCTGAATAGGCGCGAAAAGCCGCATCAGGATTCAGACCCAGACTTTCTCATCGGCATCTTGATCACCGAGACGAACCACCTGTTTGTTGCTGTGGTCCCGCACCGAAGACGGAGATCAACTTCCCTAACCGCGTCATCCCACGGCTTTCCATCACCGCGTAACAATATCTTATTTAAATTCATAATTCAGCTTTAAAGGCAAGAGAAGCTCAAGTTCTCTGTTGCATTTAAAGATTTGGCTGGTGTTCGTTTTTTTAACTTTGCGCTGCCACTACCAACTCTTCAGCTCCTATCAGCAGTGCAGATCTAGATCTTTTTTACTTCCTCAGTACAACACAATGGTAGTTTTCGTGGACCTGGACCATGATACATTCAGCAAGAATCATTTTTCGCATGGTCCCGATGCTTTGCCACATCACTTCGCTGAACCGGAGAAGTTGACACTGTCCAAGTTGATGGTTGTCGGAGCTCCACAGTCCGCAAAGCTGGCTACTGACGATGATACTTCTATCGACCCAACACACGATGCTTCACAGTTTCGCTTGGAAGAAcagaatcaaaatcaaaatgcCTTCTCAGTTGCTCTGGGCTGCTATCCGTACGCAACTCTAGAGAACCAGGCCACTTTGCGTCTGGTTCGGTATTGTAGTGCTGACTGGAAGATTCAGGATCGTTAAAGAGATCGCCCGATCAGTGGACCTTAACACACTGCACGCCCTATCCCGCACATGTCGCCAATTCCATGCGAATCTGGCACTCTACCGCCACCAACTAGTCAAGCAAACTCTACGCTGCGAGAATGAATACATTGAGACACTATCAGATCTGCTGCGTAGTGGTACTCCGATCCCCGACAGCGTCAAGTCCGTGATCCGACTCCTGAGCCAGGAGGCCAGGAGCTCTGGACGCCTAACTGCTGGAAAAGTTGCCAAATGCGCTCGAGACATGGTTGGCGAGTGTCGACGATGTTCCAAGGTGGTTTGTCGTGTACGTTAACTGGACTCATTTGCCGAAAGCAAAGCAAGACTAACCGCCCTGTCTAGAATTGCACAGCTAAACCCCCAACTAGCAATATGCTTAAGAACCGCATCCGTCGTCTTTGCACCGCCTGTCAGACAGCACCACTAGCCGATCTTCTTGCTTTGTCTCCCCCGAGTCTGTCTGCCTATGATACCCAGCCTTTGTCATCCGAGCAGCCTAGCTTTACAACCGAAGCTTTTCAGCGTTCTCCCTGCTCCTGTGCAGACTCTGTTTGGCTCTGTCATCAGTGCGGTATGTTCGTACGCAACAGTGACACAACGTACCGCCGAGTATGGACATGGCGAACCAGGTACAGTACCTATCTGGGAGGGCTAGGCACTGGAATTGGCGAAGGCTGTCAGGGAGTCAAATGCGGTCGTGGAGAAACTTGCTTGGCAGCTCAAGAAATCGAGCTAGAAGTAGAATGTGAAGCAGACGAGTCTTCGGGCAGTCTACACGGGACGGGATATGGAAATGAGGAAGCACATAACCATCCTAACGACCGTCGGGACAGccgtgaagaagaagagccgGGTTATTTCCGACAAGAGATCATCGGAATTGGAGGCGTTGTCAAACATAAAGCCAAGAAACGGGTCATGGTGGGGGCCTGTGTAGTTGAGCACGAAGATGAGAGAGAAACGGGCCAGTACTTGGCTCGTGAAGAGGCTGGACAACATCGAAGCTGGTGtggatggtgttggagaGTGATTCCATCCAAGAGCGACTTACAAAAGTGACTCAGACGTCGAGAGGTTTGTTTCGAGTTTAGCATCGCATAGCTAGCTAGCAATAGATTTTCTACCACAAGCATCACTTGTCCTGTACATAGAAGTACATCAATCAACCAATACACCAGGATTAACAAGCACACACTCAACCCTCAAAGAATCCCACTCCAACATCAACACAAACATGTCCAAGCCCATTCCCAAACAAACCCACCCTCAACAAGTTCCAACCAAACAACCGCACTCCCCAGCCCAATTCCCAACCCGCCCATAAACCCCGCATACCAAAAAGGCAATCTAACATCAAGCTTCGGGGAAAACCTGGCTAATGATCCTTCAGACATATCTGATCCGGAAATAGATTCTGCATCGGAGTGGCTGTGTTGGGTGGTTGGTATTGAGTTTGGAAGGATTGGGGCTATGGAGCttaggttttttttttttttttttccctttgtgtttgcccctcttttcttcagtgaTTGACGGTGGGTATGTACGTAGTGTATGTGTATGTGGGTGTGGGTGTGTATTTGGAATTGTATTTGGATTTGGGTTTCGCTATGATTATTGGGTTGGATGTTCTCGTATCTGGGTGTTACTGTTACACTGTGTATACTACTATAGTAGTGGAGGTGAGATATTACATCAGTTACACTATTTGAAGGTTGCAGTATACTTAGATCGTAATCATGATGTAGTATAGTATAGCATAGCagaatatatagatttcaaaaagaaccaaaagtCTAGTTATATCTGGTTGAAGCAAAAAGGCAAGATAGCAATATATACCAATCAGCCTGGGGGTATAGAAATACATCAATTCATAAAATAAGGAGATTTCCAGGACataagaaaataacaaaggAAATTCCGGCCGttacaaaggaaaagaaaaaacaccCCCAAATCCCAAGAAGACCCTGGAGCCCCGTTTATTTTTCAAAGATGCGCCGCCCTATGAAGACCATCAGGGATGGcgcaggagaagaagatgaagaagagaaatcgTGGTAGAGGTTCTGTAATACAGCAGGTTGCGGACGAAATCGAAACCTTCCGAGTCAGGTCCTCGGATCATTTTTAGAATACCGGGAATAGATCTCGTGGGGTCCTTCTTGATTTCAACCAGTGGAAGTCCGTCCTGAGATGATAACGGCTTGTGTAGCCTTGATCGTTTCTCGGGATCTAGGCTgtagtttttttttttttttttcttgtggTACAGCAGGAGAAATGACGTTAAATCCGTTCCGGGGGTTCCCTTTCATCGAGCGAGTTTCCTCCAGAATGCCTCTCGCTTGTCGATGGTATAATGTGCTCAGCAACGAGTGGCATCGTGCTCAAGTAAAATCGTACATCAGAAATCAAGATCGGGCGGCTGCGTCAGCGTGTCTCAATAGTAGCGTGTGCGATTAGTTTATGGTCATCGTAAGTTCTGCATTGGCCTCAAATCGTGAATGACTTCCAGGACACTGGGGGAGGGAACTGTGTCCCAGATGGAAGCGCGGGCTCGTCATAGTTGAAGTGGTGTGCGGCTGGCCAGGTTGGTGATGGATATTGGCAGTGAAAAGGCTGCTCACTAGTCAGCTTTCTATTGTTGGCTGTAGACTGGGGTAGGCTTACATCACTCAAAGGGACAGGTGCATAGCTTGGCGTAGCCAATGGTCCTTCTGATTGGTCCCAGCACCGCAAGGTAGCATGCATAGACATTGGTGAGGATGTTAAATCGCTATCGATGATGGGTTCCGGATATTGATCGGCAACCGCTGTTGGCGTCGAAGCGACAGATGACCGAGGGTGAGATGGAATAGATAATGTTGCACCGTCTGAACCAGGAGAAGGGCAAGCCTCTGGGCTCGAGTAGAATTGGCTGTCCTCGATGGATTCATGAATGTGGTGTGGGGGATAGAGGGGATTTTGGTGCTCTGACGGCATGTTCATCCCCATCCACATGTAACCAGTGTCGTTTGCTAGGTCTGGATGGATAGGTGGTGCCACGAGGGATCCAATTGACATAGAAGTCGTTGGTTGAGTTGCAGCCAGGTAGTGGCCCGCATTGGGATCAACAGGTGCGGCCTTGGGCAAGTAATGAGATTCAGATACCATGGAGATGTGACTCTGTCGGCTCCATTGTGCGTTGTTCATCTGAGTCTCAATCTCACTGGAACATCGTTCATTAGCTGGTGCTCAACCGATACTTCAGATCAAGTCCAACTTACTGTCTTTCTACATGGCGCGACAGTAAGTCAGGACGGTGAAAGGCCTTTTTGCATCCTGGATGGGTGCAACGGAACACTGCCTCAGGGTTGTGGTTGAGTTCATGTCGCCGTCTATGTTCTGCTCTGGTGAAGATCTGAATGGGGGGTTAATGGGACTGAATCATTTAGTTGTAGGAGTCGACGAACCTTGTTGCATCCTGGGTACTCGCAGGCGTGTACCCGTTTACCCTTCTTTGCTTTACTGATGCGATGGGTTGTTGGGGTATAGGTGATTGGGAGAGGGATCTCCGTTTGAGTGTTGGTCCGACGCATCGTGTTGGTAGTCTTCCTAGACGAAGCCTTGTTGTTCTGTGTTCGAGAAGTGGAAGCAGTAGAAGGCATTGTTCTTGAAGAGTTGGGTGGAGAGTTGAGGACTGTTGACAGATGGATAGGCGAGTGGGGAGTAGATATAGTTTCGGTTCCTGGGGCAGATCCTCTAGCCATGATGCAACGACTCAGGTGCCTGTCAGAACAGAAGACGGTGTGGTATGGGGGCGTGTGGGGACGGTGGGCTGTGATGCAAGTTCGTATATTGTCtagtatagaaataattttatagGGCGGAAATAGATGAGATCAGACGGTacgaaaaaaataaacaaaaaatgCCTCGCATATGCAAGTCAAATTGATGCAGTAAGATCCAGTGGATATGAAGAGAGACAATCTGAAACAGTCGGAATGATGGTAGTAGAGTGCTGAGGATGCTGAGGAACTGATATAGAACCGTCAGAGTGGAATATGCGAGGTACCGAGTCAGATGGTTTCGCCAAAGATCTGCTGCAGACCCTTGCACGGGCGATGACAGTaatgaaataaataaataaataaataataataataaccgAATAtcaattattattattagtcttTTTTCATAAGACGAATGAATTAATTTAAACCGGGGGGTGTTCTTTCGAGAGAATAATAGGATTGTCATTAAACATAGCAACAATCACAAATAGATAGGGTAAGCGAACAGTGCTGATCAGTCTGCAGGATGATCATACCAAAGGgcaaaagaaattaaataaccCAGAGAGCATGATGGCTATGTAAATGAAAAGCCTCAAGAAGACATGCATCCACTTTACGGAGCTAACATGGAATtaaaagagtaaaaaagaaaataaaataacggaaaaaaagaaaagaaaaaattaaaatgaTATTAAATTCAAATGAATCAAAATCATATggataaaaatataatcctggaacaggaaattattattttctgcATTTACTGAATtggattattttattttagtttagtttagttcttttttttttttttttttccttttcaattCTATACCTATACAGTTGCCATGCGGCGTGAGAAACCAGGGATTTGATTGAAGGGAAACAAGCATGGGTGGTGTATTACCCACCGGGAAACCAACAGACAAGACCCGTATTGACTGGTGCGGCTGAGGCGCAAAGTTGGGGGAAAGTATGCCTGACAGCgagattatttttattacaCCCTTGCCCCATTCGTTAGTAGTCAATTCGAACGGTACGACTGGGTCGACTAAGGGTTGGCACGACAGGGATCAGGCCCAAATACACTTCAACGGCTTTCTGTTGGTGTGATTCCACTGCATCGCCAGAGCACCGGCAGAGCCATGGTTGCTGGATCTTCATTCCCCAGCGCCACGATGATCCGGAAATATTGACCTGTAATTCAATTTAATCCAATCTATTTGGgttagaaagaaaaggagtagtaaggagaagatgaaggccAGACTCAACGTGGACCATTCTCGGGTCACATCGAGCATTTTCAACAACCCTAACACTACGAGGTATTAATCACTACTATGACTAGTCGTCGTAGTAGCCGGAGCACTAATAGTACGGTACAATGTGCTTGGAAACTTCGGAACAACTACCAGACCAATATCTAATCACAAGTATTCTAAGGCTATCGATATGTAGCATAGGAGTTGGTAGAGTATAACAACGGTATGGTTGTTAAggataataataatgatcaATCACAGTAGAAGTTGGGATTCAGCTGCATGTATGGGGGCATTAGTGGGAAGTGTTGGTACGAGGAATCCGTCATGATTGGCTCCCTCGTATCTTCGTTCGGCTCCTCTCTTTctacccttttttttattttattttttatttcctttttcttttagtttctctttttgctttttcccaCACCATCCACCGTGCCATAAGGTAATTACTACGACTTGCAAACTACAAGTGGAATCTCAGGTTTAAAGCCTCAATGGGGTCCACTCTGGAGATGCACTTGACCTCCTAAACATCACCGATCCACCACAACCAGCCAAGATCCAGAACCACTTCCGTAGTCTGTAATGTGGAAACCCACTCATCGGTCAAATTGAATTTTGACACCGAACAGCTAAGGCCCCCGAGGTGGCCTTGAGAAAGAGTCATATATCGCGAGTCGCGACCCAACCTGCAGAATCGccgaaaaaggaaaaagaagaaatcggGTTAATTGTTTGAACAATCGCCGGAGCACcgccaaagaaaagaataatcATAACAAATTGAAATAATTAACCTAAAAGCTATTAATAACTACTGTACATCCCCCTCGGATAAATCAGCATGGTGTATATGGGTAAGCATTGCCCATTGGAATGCTGATAGACTTTTGGACGAATGGAATTTGTCATGGTTTACCCTCGCCAGAGCGTGCCAAAAGGCAAAGCCCCTCCAACGGTGTGTGCCCCACTTGCCCAGGGGGTCAAGAAAACTCCAAGATAGCCAAAAAAGTGTTCATTCTCTCCTTTGAGCCTTAGTCTCCTTAGTCGGAAGTAATTCACGCGGTCCGACAGGTGCGTCCGTCTAATGCTTAGGTCTCCACTCCCGTCGCCTGGCCAGTGTCATAGCACCAACGATCGATCTTGGTGTCGGCTCCttaaattttcttttgttagtAGGGCAGATTCATATCATGTGTATGTGCGCGTGGATTGATTGTCACATTTCCCATCACTGCTAGCCAATTACCCGGTGGGGTCTAGCACGCTTGTCGTAAATGCATGGTGGGCGGTTCCCCTTGCCCTTCCCACAGCTTGAAAGCTCTCGTCGATCGTGTGGTCGGTTCCAAGGCTTCTTCCCCATGCTTGGGAGTCTGCCTGCCAAGATGGTTGCATTTTCTTATCCAACCCGTCTGTCTCCTTGCAAAGAATCCACATTTTCCGAATTTCACGCAAATGATCCACGATTGTTGATTGGCGTCTGCTTACACGACTTTCATACCTCCCGTTG
This Aspergillus flavus chromosome 1, complete sequence DNA region includes the following protein-coding sequences:
- a CDS encoding gamma-glutamyltranspeptidase gives rise to the protein MPLNSKAVYSRLNPDFVPFTSRRSTVHSTNGIVTCTQPLAAAAGQRILQQGGNAADAAVAVAAALNITEPSSTGIGGDMFCLFYDVKTKRVHSLNGSGRYPANATLEKIRKDLNVGPNDAGTIPMKSVHAVTTPGAAAGWVDTIEKFGSGKLSLEQILLPAIELGENGFPVSELSSFFWREGEDLLRQASPNAHEMLKPDQKAKDGVRSPLPGEILKNPTLAQTFRSLAANGKKGFYEGRVAEELVKVVQDLGGYLTLEDLKSHAEIGTQETEAISLKFTGQSIAEKQTAGTDGEDNQGVEIWEHPPNGQGIVALMALGILEELEKMGKIPKFTEAQHNSAEYLHAVIESLRIAFADASWWVTDPDVEKVPTSELISPAYLAERAKLFNPDKATDILDHGSPAHNHCDTVYFAVTDKEGNGISFINSNYAGFGSGIIPKGCGFTLQNRGANFSLVPGHPNALAPRKRPYHTIIPAMITNVSDGSLHSVYGVMGGFMQPQGHVQVLLNMLAFNYHPQAALDSPRICIAAGSPELGKPVDRSVYVEEGISDEAVEGLKRLGHQVKVLKGWERGMFGRGQIIRCHYDDGQLVYSAGSDQRGDGMAIPVL
- a CDS encoding C2H2 finger domain protein; amino-acid sequence: MARGSAPGTETISTPHSPIHLSTVLNSPPNSSRTMPSTASTSRTQNNKASSRKTTNTMRRTNTQTEIPLPITYTPTTHRISKAKKGKRVHACEYPGCNKIFTRAEHRRRHELNHNPEAVFRCTHPGCKKAFHRPDLLSRHVERHEIETQMNNAQWSRQSHISMVSESHYLPKAAPVDPNAGHYLAATQPTTSMSIGSLVAPPIHPDLANDTGYMWMGMNMPSEHQNPLYPPHHIHESIEDSQFYSSPEACPSPGSDGATLSIPSHPRSSVASTPTAVADQYPEPIIDSDLTSSPMSMHATLRCWDQSEGPLATPSYAPVPLSDPFHCQYPSPTWPAAHHFNYDEPALPSGTQFPPPVSWKSFTI